A genomic window from Candidatus Krumholzibacteriota bacterium includes:
- a CDS encoding OmpA family protein has protein sequence MKRIIATMLVIVFTLSVVGCSEMSRTKKGAAIGAAAGGAVGAAIGHRTGNTALGAILGAAIGGAAGASIGRYMDRQAEEIARDLEGATVERVGEGIKITFDSGILFDVNKADLRPEAQANLDNLAAILVKYADTNILIEGHTDSTGPDDYNLELSERRARSVANRLATQSVSSGRFSIMGYGESQPIADNDTSVGRQANRRVELAIMANEKLRKAAENGALN, from the coding sequence ATGAAACGGATTATCGCGACAATGCTCGTCATCGTGTTCACGCTGAGCGTCGTCGGGTGCTCGGAGATGAGCCGCACGAAGAAGGGCGCCGCGATCGGCGCCGCCGCGGGCGGCGCGGTCGGCGCGGCGATCGGCCACCGGACGGGCAACACCGCCCTCGGCGCCATTCTCGGCGCCGCGATCGGCGGCGCGGCCGGGGCCTCGATCGGCCGGTACATGGACAGGCAGGCCGAGGAGATCGCGCGCGACCTCGAGGGCGCGACGGTCGAACGCGTCGGCGAGGGGATCAAGATCACCTTCGACTCGGGGATCCTCTTCGATGTGAACAAGGCCGATCTCCGCCCCGAGGCGCAGGCGAACCTCGACAATCTCGCCGCGATCCTCGTCAAGTACGCCGACACGAACATCCTCATCGAGGGACACACCGACTCGACCGGGCCCGACGACTACAACCTCGAGCTCTCCGAGCGGCGCGCCCGCTCGGTGGCCAATCGCCTGGCGACGCAATCCGTCAGTTCGGGACGCTTCTCGATCATGGGCTACGGCGAGAGCCAGCCGATCGCCGACAACGACACGTCCGTCGGCCGCCAGGCCAACCGCCGCGTGGAGCTGGCGATCATGGCCAACGAGAAGCTCCGCAAAGCCGCCGAGAACGGCGCGCTCAACTGA